The proteins below come from a single Stomoxys calcitrans chromosome 1, idStoCalc2.1, whole genome shotgun sequence genomic window:
- the LOC131995015 gene encoding uncharacterized protein LOC131995015, which translates to MIEVETTKEYDSTVIQKHLTVDGGQSVVHKENLQASENVKNTAKLEGTSKNDNADTKVMTTENIPNNNKNQRTPEKEKHKLQHTSNPNEEILSGRFDRRVNNYNNFRSAEFTLEASLKEKEMELLKKENELLKREQELLRKENQMLRSVDCAAEQSAAEQSAAAGISLSLVSNFISNYDGKTDGTFWVTQLRDIQKTYMLSDNMLRALFATKLIGRAQVWLHSRRNTSDENLDELFQQFCLMFGTKETKLELRRNFERRKWSYGEHFTDYCNDKIMLASKLSLDEDELVEYIVDGIPNIQIRMQMSLQQHTSTDDLLKSLANVKLSKPSTAQQTTQKNKENTEGKQPTTRVGVRCYNCNSVGHYAADCSKPRRQPGTCYACGSEEHMVSDCELNKKKNDEKMNHYNA; encoded by the exons ATGATAGAGGTGGAAACAACAAAAGAATACGACAGTACCGTTATCCAAAAACATTTGACTGTCGATGGAGGACAGTCAGTGGTACATAAAGAAAATCTACAGGCAAGTGAAAATGTAAAGAATACCGCAAAATTAGAGGGCACAAGTAAGAACGACAATGCAGACACAAAAGTTATGACAACCGAAAATATtccgaacaacaacaaaaaccaacgAACtccagaaaaagaaaaacacaaattgcaGCACACTTCGAACCCCAACGAAGAGATATTAAGTGGCAGATTTGACCGACGAgtaaacaactacaacaacttcCGCAGTGCAGAATTTACTTTGGAGGCGTcactgaaagaaaaagaaatggaGCTATTGAAAAAAGAGAATGAGTTGCTAAAACGTGAACAAGAACTCTTACGCAAAGAGAACCAAATGTTGAGATCAGTTGATTGCGCAGCTGAGCAGTCTGCAGCTGAGCAGTCTGCAGCTGCTGGTATTTCTCTTAGCTTGGTAAGCAACTTTATCTCAAATTATGATGGTAAAACCGATGGCACATTTTGGGTTACCCAGCTGCGTGATATTCAAAAGACATACATGTTGTCTGACAACATGTTGAGAGCATTGTTCGCAACAAAGTTGATTGGCAGAGCGCAGGTATGGCTACACTCGCGACGAAACACTTCAGACGAAAATCTTGATGAACTTTTTCAACAATTCTGCTTGATGTTCGGCACCAAAGAAACAAAATTAGAGCTTCGCAGAAATTTTGAGCGCCGTAAATGGAGTTATGGTGAACATTTTACTGACTACTGTAATGACAAAATAATGTTGGCAAGCAAGCTCTCTTTAGATGAAGATGAATTAGTGGAGTACATAGTGGATGGTATACCAAATATACAGATACGCATGCAAATGTCTTTGCAACAACACACAAGTACCGACGACTTGTTGAAGTCACTTGCAAATGTTAAGTTAAGCAAACCATCAACAGCCCAACAAACAACacagaaaaataaagaaaatacagAAGGTAAACAACCAACAACGAGAGTCGGCGTTCGTTGTTATAACTGCAACAGCGTAGGTCATTATGCAGCCGACTGCAGCAAACCTCGTCGACAGCCTGGGACGTGCTATGCGTGTGGCAGCGAAGAGCATATGGTCAGCGATTGTGAATTAAATAAGAAGAAGAACGATGAGAAAATGAACCATTAT AATGCCTGA